From Paenibacillus graminis, a single genomic window includes:
- the gndA gene encoding NADP-dependent phosphogluconate dehydrogenase, with protein sequence MGKQQIGVVGLAVMGKNLALNMESKGFSVALYNRSREKTDELLAEAAGKNFAGAYSIEEFVQSLETPRKIMIMVKAGKPTDDTIQQLVPHLSPGDILIDGGNAFFPDTQRRNKELQAQGFRFIGAGVSGGEEGALKGPAIMPGGQKDAYELVEPILTAISAKVDGDPCSTYIGEDGAGHYVKMVHNGIEYGDMQLIGEAYQLLKDVLGLDTAELHEIFSEWNRGELSSYLIEITADIFAKADPDTGKPMVDVILDSAGQKGTGKWTSQNALDLGVPLSIITESVFARFISAMKEERVAASKRLKGPEVKGYDGDAKEFIEAVRKALYASKIASYAQGFAQMRVASDEYNWNLSYGSIAMIFRGGCIIRAGFLQNIKDAYDRDPELKNLFLDEYFSSVVHNYQEAWRDVVAIAVKRGIPVPAFASGLAYYDSYRSERLPANLLQAQRDYFGAHTFERLDQPGSFHFQWMDQN encoded by the coding sequence AGCAGATTGGTGTGGTCGGCTTAGCTGTCATGGGTAAGAATCTGGCCTTAAATATGGAGAGCAAAGGGTTCTCGGTAGCCCTCTACAACCGTTCCCGGGAGAAGACAGATGAACTGCTTGCAGAAGCAGCAGGCAAAAATTTTGCAGGTGCCTACAGCATCGAAGAATTTGTGCAATCGCTGGAGACGCCGCGCAAAATCATGATTATGGTCAAGGCCGGCAAGCCGACAGATGATACAATTCAGCAGCTGGTGCCGCATCTGTCGCCAGGGGATATCCTGATTGACGGCGGCAACGCCTTTTTTCCGGATACACAAAGACGGAACAAGGAGCTTCAGGCGCAAGGCTTCCGCTTCATCGGCGCCGGGGTATCCGGCGGTGAAGAAGGGGCGCTAAAAGGACCGGCCATTATGCCAGGGGGACAAAAGGATGCCTACGAGCTGGTGGAACCGATCCTGACCGCCATTTCGGCCAAAGTGGACGGAGACCCTTGTTCGACCTACATCGGCGAAGATGGGGCAGGGCACTATGTCAAAATGGTGCACAACGGCATTGAATACGGCGACATGCAGCTCATTGGCGAAGCATATCAACTGCTGAAGGATGTCCTCGGCCTGGATACCGCTGAACTGCATGAGATTTTCTCGGAATGGAACCGCGGGGAGCTGAGCAGCTATCTGATTGAGATCACGGCTGATATTTTCGCCAAGGCTGACCCGGATACAGGCAAACCGATGGTTGATGTGATCCTGGATTCCGCCGGACAAAAGGGAACAGGCAAATGGACGAGCCAAAATGCCCTTGATCTGGGTGTTCCATTGTCCATCATTACCGAATCCGTCTTTGCCCGGTTCATCTCAGCGATGAAGGAAGAACGTGTGGCTGCAAGCAAACGCCTGAAGGGTCCTGAAGTCAAAGGCTATGACGGCGATGCTAAGGAGTTTATCGAAGCGGTCCGCAAAGCGCTGTATGCGAGCAAAATCGCCTCCTACGCCCAGGGCTTTGCCCAAATGAGAGTGGCTTCCGACGAATATAACTGGAACCTGAGCTATGGCAGCATTGCGATGATTTTCCGCGGGGGCTGCATTATCCGCGCAGGTTTCCTGCAGAATATCAAGGACGCCTATGACCGTGATCCGGAGCTGAAGAACCTGTTCCTGGACGAATACTTCAGCAGCGTGGTGCACAACTACCAGGAAGCCTGGAGAGATGTGGTGGCGATTGCCGTCAAAAGAGGAATTCCGGTTCCGGCGTTTGCCTCCGGCCTGGCCTATTATGACAGCTACCGTTCCGAACGTCTTCCGGCCAACCTGCTGCAGGCGCAAAGAGATTATTTTGGAGCGCATACCTTTGAGCGGCTGGATCAGCCGGGAAGCTTCCATTTTCAATGGATGGACCAGAATTAA
- a CDS encoding VOC family protein, whose protein sequence is MPKIVTNLWFDTEAEEAAKYYTSVFNNSRIIHTAYYGEGGRRPAGTVLTVTFELDGQVYTALNGGPEYKFTEAISLLVNCEGQEEVDELWEKLSEGGTEGPCGWLKDRYGLSWQIFPTVLGKLLSDPDPVKAQRVMEAMLQMNKLDIAALKRAHEGSDLH, encoded by the coding sequence ATGCCGAAAATTGTTACGAATCTGTGGTTCGATACGGAAGCGGAAGAAGCGGCGAAATATTACACCTCTGTTTTCAACAACTCCAGGATCATCCATACCGCTTATTATGGAGAAGGCGGCAGGCGTCCGGCCGGGACGGTGCTGACGGTGACGTTTGAACTGGACGGACAAGTATACACCGCGCTGAACGGCGGCCCCGAGTACAAATTTACGGAAGCGATTTCCCTATTGGTGAACTGTGAGGGGCAGGAGGAAGTCGACGAGCTGTGGGAGAAGCTGTCCGAAGGCGGCACGGAAGGGCCGTGCGGATGGCTGAAAGACAGATACGGCTTATCGTGGCAGATTTTCCCCACCGTTCTGGGGAAGCTGCTTAGCGATCCTGATCCTGTCAAAGCGCAAAGAGTCATGGAGGCTATGCTGCAGATGAACAAGCTGGACATTGCCGCTCTAAAGCGGGCGCATGAGGGCAGTGATTTGCACTAA
- a CDS encoding amino acid permease — protein sequence MEAKQLNRGLKTRHIELIALGGTIGVGLFMGSASTIKWAGPSVLLAYLLAGIIMFFVMRIMGEMLVLEPVTGSFATFAHKYIHPLAGFMTAWSYWFLWVTVGMAEVTAIGIYVGYWFPGIPQWLPALAGVGIIAAANLAAVKFYGEFEFWFAMIKVVAIAVMLVLGTGMIFFGLGNGGQPIGLSNLYSHGGFFAGGLKGFLFALCIVTAAYQGIELVGITAGEAENPKYTLQKAIKNIIWRILIFYVGAIFVIVTIYPWDEVGEIGSPFVLTFAKVGIVAAAGIINFVVLTAAMSGCNSGIYSAGRMLYTLAKNGQAPKFFGKVSKSGVPRNSIITTISLLLLGVLFNYLMPDSKLFLYIYSASILPGMVPWFALAVSQFRFRANWKSEMGAHPFKSLFFPFSNYITVIFLSLVLVGMWFNPDTRTSLIVGAVFILTVIAGYFVFGLGRDRER from the coding sequence TTGGAAGCAAAGCAATTGAACAGAGGACTTAAGACAAGGCATATTGAGCTGATCGCACTCGGGGGGACGATTGGTGTAGGACTCTTCATGGGGTCGGCAAGCACGATTAAATGGGCGGGGCCTTCTGTGCTGCTGGCTTATCTGCTGGCGGGAATCATCATGTTTTTTGTTATGCGCATTATGGGGGAAATGCTGGTCCTGGAACCGGTGACCGGTTCATTCGCTACGTTCGCCCATAAGTATATACATCCGCTTGCAGGCTTCATGACCGCTTGGAGCTACTGGTTCCTGTGGGTTACGGTAGGCATGGCGGAAGTTACGGCGATTGGGATCTATGTAGGCTACTGGTTCCCGGGGATTCCGCAATGGCTCCCGGCCTTGGCGGGTGTAGGGATTATTGCGGCGGCAAATCTGGCAGCGGTGAAGTTCTATGGGGAATTTGAATTCTGGTTTGCCATGATCAAGGTGGTGGCCATTGCGGTAATGCTCGTGCTGGGCACGGGGATGATCTTTTTTGGTCTGGGCAATGGGGGGCAGCCCATAGGCCTTTCCAATCTATACAGCCACGGTGGTTTTTTTGCCGGGGGCTTGAAGGGTTTTCTGTTTGCGCTCTGCATCGTCACAGCCGCCTATCAAGGAATTGAACTGGTGGGGATTACGGCCGGAGAAGCAGAAAACCCGAAATATACCCTGCAAAAAGCGATCAAAAATATCATCTGGCGCATTCTGATTTTTTACGTGGGCGCGATCTTTGTGATTGTCACGATCTATCCTTGGGATGAGGTGGGTGAGATCGGCAGTCCGTTCGTTTTGACCTTTGCCAAGGTGGGCATTGTGGCTGCGGCGGGCATCATCAATTTTGTAGTGCTGACCGCTGCCATGTCCGGCTGCAACAGCGGAATCTACAGTGCGGGAAGAATGCTGTATACACTGGCTAAGAACGGACAGGCTCCGAAATTTTTTGGCAAAGTCTCGAAGAGCGGAGTGCCCAGGAACAGTATTATCACGACGATATCCCTGCTGCTGCTGGGGGTGCTGTTCAACTATCTGATGCCTGACTCCAAACTGTTTCTGTATATATACAGTGCCAGTATTCTTCCGGGAATGGTGCCGTGGTTTGCGCTTGCAGTCAGCCAGTTCAGATTCCGGGCGAATTGGAAAAGCGAAATGGGCGCTCATCCGTTCAAGTCACTGTTCTTTCCGTTCAGCAACTATATCACGGTAATCTTTCTGTCGCTGGTGCTGGTAGGCATGTGGTTTAATCCGGATACGCGGACCTCGCTGATTGTCGGCGCAGTCTTTATTCTGACCGTTATTGCCGGTTATTTTGTGTTCGGGCTTGGCAGGGACAGGGAACGTTAA
- a CDS encoding GGDEF domain-containing protein — protein MKTTMKAAFSRTLPFLVVAAAYFLYTKINTMSNPQVEAIGLSPYAIFFVGAVLSWKFNRSREFYILLILAICIASMAYLPEISGTALRSGDIYSIICLAIPLNIALFSFFKERGIISLWGSLRMALILGQCLFLFWQVKSGEREWLHLLNKEVVPVDLHTVTPVPQLSVIAFVVTFVILIVRGIVYRSSSQEISFISVLLAIFYVLHQNNSPLLYSIIFAASGLVFIISIIQDSYSMAFSDELTGLPSRRALKQDMMKLGFNYAIAMLDIDFFKKFNDTYGHDTGDEVLRLVASNIKEVTGGGRAFRYGGEEFTILFPGKNINDVLPHLEELREKISKQAFTIRAKGRSKNKSSKRSSSARTSKQIYITVSIGVSQKNEKYKTTESVMKSADTALYRAKKKGRNCVSK, from the coding sequence TTGAAGACTACGATGAAAGCAGCCTTTTCCAGAACATTGCCATTTTTAGTGGTGGCAGCAGCCTACTTTTTGTACACAAAAATCAATACAATGTCCAATCCGCAGGTAGAGGCCATAGGTTTATCACCGTATGCGATTTTTTTTGTAGGGGCCGTATTATCCTGGAAATTTAACCGGAGCCGGGAATTTTACATTCTGCTGATTCTTGCGATTTGTATAGCGTCCATGGCCTATTTGCCGGAGATTTCAGGTACAGCTCTGCGGAGTGGGGATATTTATTCCATTATCTGTCTGGCGATTCCGTTGAACATTGCGCTGTTTTCCTTTTTTAAGGAGAGGGGCATCATCAGCTTATGGGGAAGCCTCCGGATGGCTCTGATCCTGGGGCAATGCCTGTTTCTGTTCTGGCAGGTGAAGTCGGGAGAAAGAGAATGGCTTCATCTCTTGAATAAAGAGGTAGTACCTGTAGATCTCCACACCGTAACTCCCGTACCGCAGCTGTCTGTGATTGCGTTTGTGGTCACCTTTGTGATCCTGATAGTCAGGGGAATTGTATACCGTTCCTCTTCGCAGGAGATTTCATTCATAAGTGTCTTATTAGCCATATTTTACGTGCTGCACCAGAACAATAGTCCGCTGCTGTATTCGATCATTTTTGCTGCTTCAGGGCTTGTTTTCATTATTTCGATCATTCAGGATTCGTACTCGATGGCTTTTTCCGATGAGCTAACGGGTCTGCCTTCCCGGCGGGCGCTTAAGCAGGACATGATGAAGCTGGGCTTTAACTATGCCATCGCTATGCTGGACATTGATTTTTTCAAAAAATTCAATGATACCTATGGACATGACACGGGAGATGAAGTGCTGAGACTGGTGGCTTCCAACATAAAGGAGGTTACGGGCGGAGGGAGAGCCTTCCGCTATGGCGGGGAGGAGTTTACTATTCTTTTTCCGGGTAAAAACATAAATGATGTGCTTCCCCATCTCGAAGAACTGCGGGAGAAAATATCCAAACAGGCCTTCACCATACGCGCCAAAGGCAGATCCAAAAACAAGTCTTCAAAAAGGTCCTCCAGTGCCAGGACCTCCAAGCAAATATACATAACCGTAAGCATCGGTGTCTCCCAAAAGAATGAGAAGTACAAAACCACAGAAAGCGTAATGAAATCGGCAGACACTGCTTTATACCGCGCGAAGAAAAAGGGCAGGAATTGTGTGAGCAAATAA
- a CDS encoding peptide-binding protein yields the protein MAKKRKWWSGLLVLSLVGVLFTGCSTNNNATKSPNATAESSASAASEAPAASEPAAGAPVDGGTLVMSTFSDIVNLNPLMINDTSSGDLAEFVFAKLYNLDREGNVKAEPWSLAADVPEISADGLTYTVKLKDGIKWSDGQPVTADDVVFTVDMAKNPETGSPLTSLFDKVKTVEKVDDKTVKFTMKQVYAPFLYSLVQAVVPSHVLKDVKPKEMQTNPYGTDPAKTVTNGPWKWTSWKQGDSHTLDADPNYWGEVKPHIAQLVYKIYADQNTEVQALLKGDTDHISAIPVTQVEAVKANKDIHIIQKPGAQYEYVMFNFDAKNFKDKYGLFTGQKTRQAIAHALNRQGMVDNILKGVGAVMNAPFLPDTWADPGDAAVNYDYNAETAKKLLAEDGWVAGKDGILTKDGHRFSFELQYNAGNSRREQVAAVIQQNLKEVGIEVTPKAIDFAAWIDQNVTPGKFQALLLAWSLNTPDPDSESVFSSKYFPPAGQNSGWYKNEKLDQLWVDGYSTVDQAKRKEIYKEVGKEISTDLPYVFLYQYGQAIGTGPRVHWAEEDAPEPSLGYGQYFHAIKWWVTD from the coding sequence ATGGCAAAAAAGAGAAAATGGTGGTCTGGGTTACTGGTTTTATCTCTAGTAGGGGTTTTATTTACAGGTTGCAGTACAAATAACAACGCAACTAAATCACCTAATGCTACGGCAGAGAGCTCTGCTTCAGCCGCAAGCGAAGCTCCCGCAGCTTCAGAACCGGCTGCAGGCGCCCCTGTTGATGGCGGGACGCTGGTTATGAGCACATTCTCCGATATCGTCAATCTTAATCCTCTTATGATCAACGATACTTCTTCCGGTGATTTGGCAGAATTCGTATTTGCCAAACTTTACAATTTGGACCGCGAAGGAAATGTAAAGGCAGAACCTTGGTCTCTGGCAGCGGATGTGCCGGAAATCTCTGCGGATGGATTAACTTATACTGTGAAGTTGAAAGACGGCATCAAATGGAGCGATGGCCAGCCGGTCACTGCAGACGATGTGGTATTTACGGTTGATATGGCGAAGAATCCGGAAACCGGATCGCCGCTTACAAGTCTATTCGACAAGGTAAAGACCGTTGAGAAAGTCGATGACAAGACAGTGAAGTTCACAATGAAGCAAGTGTACGCGCCATTCTTGTACTCCTTGGTTCAAGCTGTAGTACCTTCCCATGTTCTGAAGGATGTCAAGCCTAAAGAAATGCAAACTAATCCATATGGTACCGACCCGGCCAAAACCGTTACAAACGGACCCTGGAAGTGGACCTCCTGGAAACAGGGCGACAGCCATACCCTTGATGCTGATCCAAACTATTGGGGCGAAGTTAAACCTCACATTGCACAATTGGTTTATAAAATCTATGCTGACCAGAATACCGAGGTTCAAGCTCTCCTGAAGGGCGACACGGACCATATCAGTGCTATTCCGGTTACACAGGTTGAGGCAGTCAAAGCCAACAAAGACATTCATATCATTCAAAAGCCGGGCGCCCAGTATGAATATGTAATGTTCAACTTCGATGCCAAGAACTTCAAAGACAAATACGGTTTATTCACGGGACAGAAGACCAGACAGGCCATTGCTCATGCACTGAACCGTCAAGGGATGGTCGATAACATTCTGAAGGGTGTCGGTGCGGTGATGAATGCACCGTTCCTGCCGGATACCTGGGCTGATCCTGGCGATGCAGCCGTTAACTATGATTACAATGCAGAAACGGCCAAGAAACTGTTGGCGGAAGACGGATGGGTTGCCGGGAAAGATGGCATCCTGACCAAAGACGGACACCGGTTCTCCTTCGAACTGCAATATAATGCGGGCAACAGCCGCCGTGAGCAGGTTGCTGCAGTCATTCAGCAGAACCTGAAGGAAGTCGGCATTGAAGTTACACCGAAGGCCATTGACTTTGCGGCCTGGATTGACCAGAACGTAACGCCGGGTAAATTCCAAGCCCTGCTGTTAGCGTGGTCCCTGAACACTCCTGACCCGGATTCAGAGAGTGTCTTCTCCTCCAAGTACTTCCCGCCTGCCGGACAGAACAGCGGCTGGTATAAGAATGAGAAGCTGGATCAGCTGTGGGTAGACGGATATTCTACGGTTGACCAGGCCAAGCGTAAAGAAATTTATAAAGAAGTAGGTAAAGAAATCTCTACCGACCTGCCTTACGTGTTCCTGTATCAATATGGGCAAGCCATTGGTACGGGGCCTAGAGTTCACTGGGCAGAGGAAGACGCTCCTGAACCTTCACTGGGTTATGGACAGTACTTCCATGCGATCAAATGGTGGGTAACCGACTAA
- a CDS encoding ABC transporter permease → MTEYLIRRVLQSVLVIFLITILTFLLIHAAPGGPTQMMLSPGLSPEVFKQQAHNLGLDQPVPVQYVRWISGLLQGDLGYTFKNHLPVADLLWPRIGNTFILMGAAWLLSLIIAIPWGIYNSTKVYGLSDQSASFISYLGFAMPTFWFGILLQQWFSLKLRWFPLSDMHTRGKEGDIGDLFMHLVLPVTVLSLGFLASYMKYARASMLEVLDQDYIRTARAKGVKERRVVFHHALRNALIPIITILGLDLPILVAGAALTESVFNWPGMGRWFVQMATQREYSVLMAITIVTAVMVVLGNLLADILYAIVDPRVKLGKQGGKAA, encoded by the coding sequence ATGACAGAATATCTGATCCGCCGCGTACTGCAATCGGTGCTGGTGATCTTTTTGATTACTATACTTACCTTTCTTCTAATTCATGCGGCTCCCGGAGGGCCGACCCAGATGATGCTGTCTCCGGGACTTTCACCGGAAGTCTTCAAGCAGCAGGCGCATAATCTCGGCCTGGACCAGCCTGTCCCTGTGCAGTATGTGCGCTGGATTAGCGGCTTGCTGCAGGGAGACCTCGGTTATACTTTTAAAAATCATCTGCCGGTTGCGGATTTGCTATGGCCCCGTATCGGCAATACCTTCATTCTCATGGGAGCAGCCTGGCTGTTATCTCTAATCATTGCAATTCCCTGGGGGATTTATAACAGCACCAAAGTATATGGATTGTCCGATCAGTCGGCCTCCTTCATCTCTTATCTCGGCTTTGCGATGCCGACGTTCTGGTTCGGAATCCTGTTGCAGCAGTGGTTTTCCCTGAAGCTGCGCTGGTTTCCTCTGTCCGATATGCATACAAGGGGCAAAGAAGGGGATATCGGCGACTTGTTCATGCACCTTGTGCTGCCGGTAACGGTGCTGTCACTGGGTTTTCTTGCATCCTATATGAAGTATGCACGCGCAAGCATGCTTGAAGTGCTGGATCAGGATTATATCCGTACCGCACGCGCCAAGGGTGTCAAAGAACGCAGGGTTGTCTTCCACCATGCGCTGCGGAACGCGCTTATTCCGATTATCACCATTCTGGGGCTGGATCTTCCTATTCTGGTGGCCGGGGCCGCGCTAACGGAGAGTGTGTTCAACTGGCCGGGTATGGGACGCTGGTTCGTACAAATGGCGACCCAGCGCGAGTATTCTGTACTCATGGCTATAACTATCGTAACGGCGGTTATGGTTGTGCTGGGCAATCTGCTTGCGGATATTTTGTATGCGATAGTAGATCCCCGCGTCAAGCTCGGCAAGCAGGGAGGTAAAGCAGCATGA
- a CDS encoding ABC transporter permease: MSSTKTKKAAELKKPPGPWAILWKKFSHNPYAMGGLVVLLFFIVIAALAPLLTKYKPEAIDLMFANLKPGVDGHLLGTDELGRDILTRLLYSARISLMIGFSVAFASVAIGSIIGAISGYFGGWVDTVFMRIVDVMNSVPTLFLNILVLAIFGSRIEYMILILALTSWMSIARLVRGNFLQLREMQYVEAAKAIGVSSWGIIFRHLLRNASFPIIVNATLMVGGAILSESALSYLGLGIQAPATSWGLMLSNAQEFMLVDPLQAVYPGLCILLVVLAVNFIGDGIRDGLDPRQQLTKSRRRLDKWRKNYSKSGN; this comes from the coding sequence ATGTCTTCAACGAAAACGAAAAAAGCGGCTGAATTGAAAAAACCTCCGGGTCCCTGGGCCATCTTGTGGAAAAAGTTCTCGCACAACCCCTACGCCATGGGCGGACTTGTCGTGCTGCTTTTTTTCATAGTGATTGCTGCACTCGCTCCTCTTCTCACTAAGTATAAGCCGGAGGCCATTGATTTGATGTTTGCCAACCTGAAGCCTGGAGTGGACGGGCATCTGCTGGGAACAGACGAGCTGGGCCGGGACATACTCACCAGACTGCTCTACAGTGCGAGAATCTCCCTGATGATCGGGTTTTCAGTAGCCTTTGCTTCAGTGGCTATCGGTTCGATTATCGGTGCGATTTCAGGCTATTTTGGCGGCTGGGTGGATACCGTCTTCATGCGTATTGTGGACGTGATGAACTCCGTTCCTACGCTGTTCCTGAATATACTCGTGCTGGCGATATTCGGCTCCAGGATTGAGTATATGATCCTGATTCTGGCCTTGACCAGTTGGATGAGTATTGCGCGGCTGGTGCGGGGGAACTTCCTGCAGCTTAGGGAAATGCAATATGTCGAGGCGGCCAAAGCGATCGGGGTATCGAGCTGGGGGATTATTTTCCGGCATCTGCTCCGAAATGCAAGCTTCCCGATTATTGTGAATGCGACTCTGATGGTTGGCGGTGCGATTCTAAGTGAATCGGCATTGTCCTATCTGGGCCTTGGCATCCAGGCTCCGGCCACAAGCTGGGGACTGATGCTCAGCAACGCGCAGGAGTTCATGCTGGTAGATCCGCTGCAGGCCGTATATCCCGGTCTGTGCATCCTGCTGGTGGTGCTTGCGGTTAACTTTATCGGCGATGGTATCCGGGATGGACTGGATCCCAGACAGCAATTGACCAAATCCCGGAGGAGGCTGGACAAATGGCGGAAAAATTACTCGAAATCCGGAAACTGA
- a CDS encoding ABC transporter ATP-binding protein produces MAEKLLEIRKLTTGFVTEKGLVKATDQISIRVDKGQTVCLVGESGSGKSVTSLAIMRLIDYAGGMILEGNINFHGQDLAVKKQEEMRDIRGNQIAMIFQDPMSSLNPVFTVGEQIAESLQLHQNKSSKEAMQMAIDLLKLVGIPAPEIRARQYPHELSGGMCQRIVIAIALACNPELLIADEPTTALDVTVQAQILDLLRKLQAELGMSILLITHDMGVAAEIADRIAVMYAGAIVEEGTVEEIFDHPSHPYTIGLLQSIPGFAGGRGGELYTIKGTIPPIGQLPPGCRFHPRCPHAMEVCSMKEPPDFMITDDHRTACWLFQDKPVQADNKDGVRQA; encoded by the coding sequence ATGGCGGAAAAATTACTCGAAATCCGGAAACTGACCACCGGCTTTGTAACGGAAAAGGGGCTCGTGAAGGCGACCGACCAAATCTCCATCCGTGTGGATAAAGGGCAGACGGTGTGTCTTGTCGGTGAGTCCGGCAGCGGAAAAAGTGTGACCTCGCTTGCCATAATGCGGCTGATTGATTACGCCGGCGGAATGATTCTTGAAGGCAATATTAACTTTCATGGACAGGATCTGGCTGTGAAAAAGCAGGAAGAGATGCGGGATATCCGCGGCAATCAGATTGCGATGATTTTTCAGGACCCGATGTCCTCGCTGAATCCGGTATTCACGGTTGGCGAGCAGATCGCCGAAAGTCTGCAGCTGCACCAGAATAAAAGTTCCAAAGAGGCTATGCAAATGGCCATTGATCTGCTGAAGCTGGTCGGGATTCCCGCACCGGAGATCCGGGCAAGACAGTATCCGCATGAGCTCTCCGGCGGGATGTGCCAGCGGATTGTTATTGCTATTGCTCTGGCCTGCAATCCCGAGCTGCTGATCGCCGATGAGCCGACAACTGCCCTTGATGTTACGGTTCAGGCGCAGATTCTGGATTTGCTGCGCAAGCTTCAGGCGGAGCTAGGCATGTCCATTCTGCTGATCACCCATGATATGGGCGTGGCTGCCGAGATTGCGGACCGCATCGCTGTTATGTATGCGGGAGCTATTGTAGAAGAAGGTACAGTAGAAGAGATTTTTGATCATCCCAGCCATCCGTATACGATTGGCCTGCTGCAATCCATTCCCGGCTTTGCGGGAGGGCGTGGCGGAGAACTGTATACTATTAAAGGAACGATTCCGCCCATCGGCCAGCTTCCGCCGGGCTGCCGCTTTCATCCGCGCTGTCCGCATGCGATGGAGGTCTGCAGCATGAAGGAGCCGCCGGATTTCATGATTACGGATGATCACCGTACCGCCTGCTGGCTGTTTCAGGATAAGCCGGTCCAAGCTGACAACAAAGATGGGGTGAGACAGGCATGA
- a CDS encoding ABC transporter ATP-binding protein: protein MTNETAAKPLNNTTSAEVLVEVKDIKKYFPITKGLLNRTVGQVKAVDGVSLSIRRGETFGLVGESGCGKSTFGRVLLRLQSATGGEVLFGGRDIHSLGHQELRKLREEMQIIFQDPFGSLNPRFLVKDIIGEPLKIHRNMTANEIDARVVELMELVGLDATRRNRYPHEFSGGQRQRIGIARAIALNPQFIVADEAVSALDVSVQSQVINLLMKLQKELGLTFLFIAHGLNVVRHISDRVGVMYLGKLVEVAETEALFAAPLHPYTAALLSAIPKPTPRRKQDRIVLQGDVPSPANPPSGCRFHTRCPLAQERCRQQEPLLEELHPGRMVACHFPLASS from the coding sequence ATGACCAATGAGACAGCAGCCAAACCGTTAAATAATACAACCTCCGCCGAAGTTTTGGTGGAAGTGAAGGATATCAAAAAATATTTCCCGATCACCAAAGGCCTGCTTAACCGGACGGTTGGCCAGGTGAAGGCCGTTGATGGTGTTTCTCTGTCTATTCGCAGAGGGGAAACGTTTGGCCTGGTTGGTGAATCCGGCTGCGGCAAATCCACTTTTGGACGGGTTCTGCTCCGGCTGCAAAGCGCCACCGGGGGGGAGGTGCTGTTTGGCGGCCGGGATATCCATTCGCTGGGCCATCAGGAGCTCAGGAAGCTGCGTGAGGAGATGCAGATTATTTTTCAGGACCCGTTCGGTTCTTTGAATCCGCGGTTTCTGGTTAAGGATATTATTGGCGAGCCGCTGAAGATTCACCGGAACATGACGGCAAATGAGATCGATGCCAGAGTTGTGGAGCTGATGGAGCTGGTTGGTCTGGATGCTACGCGGAGAAACCGCTACCCGCATGAATTCTCGGGCGGACAACGCCAGCGCATAGGGATCGCGCGTGCGATTGCGCTGAATCCGCAGTTCATTGTCGCCGACGAAGCAGTATCCGCGCTCGACGTATCCGTGCAGTCCCAAGTGATTAACCTGCTGATGAAGCTGCAGAAGGAGCTTGGGCTGACGTTTCTGTTCATTGCGCATGGGCTGAATGTCGTCCGCCATATCTCGGACCGTGTAGGCGTCATGTATCTGGGCAAGCTGGTTGAGGTCGCGGAGACGGAGGCGTTGTTTGCCGCCCCGCTGCATCCGTATACGGCAGCGCTGCTCTCGGCGATTCCCAAGCCGACGCCAAGACGGAAGCAGGACCGGATTGTACTGCAAGGTGATGTTCCTTCACCGGCGAATCCGCCGTCCGGCTGCCGGTTTCATACCCGTTGTCCGCTGGCCCAGGAGAGATGCCGCCAGCAGGAGCCGCTGCTTGAAGAACTGCATCCCGGACGAATGGTGGCCTGCCATTTTCCGCTGGCATCATCGTAG